The following is a genomic window from Pseudomonas sp. FP2335.
CTGCCCGGACATCTGCCCGACCACCCTGGCCCAACTGCGCCAGATCAAGAGTGAGCTGCCCAAGGAGGCGGTGGACAAGTTGCAGGTGATCCTGGTCAGCGTCGACCCGCACCGCGACACGCCGACCCAGCTCAAGCAATACCTGGGCTACTTCGACCCGCAGTTTGTCGGCCTGACCGGCGCGAATGTCGAGGAGGTGCAGAAGGTGTCGAATGCGGTGAGCATCCCGTTCATTCCGGCGGACACCAGCAAGCCGAACTACACGGTGGATCACAGCGGCAACCTGGCGCTGATCGGGCCGGATGGGATGCAGCGTGGGTTTATCCGGGCGCCTTTGAATAATCAGAAGCTGGTGGTGCAGTTGCCGGTGTTGTTGCAGCGCAACTAAGTCGTACGCAGATCTGGCTAGCAATACATAGCAAATGTGGGAGCGGGCTTGCTCGCGAATGCAGTGGGTCAGTCAATATCTTCATCGACTGATACACCGCATTCGCAAGCAAGCCCGCTCCCACATTTTTTTGATCTCCGGTGTCTGGGAGATCGGGTTGGATCAGAACGCCGGCTTGATCGCGCCTTTGTACTTCTCTTCGATGAATTTCTTCACTTCAGGCGTGTGCAGTGCTGCGACCAGCTTCTTCACTGCATCCGAATCCTTGTTGTCTTCGCGGGTCACCAGGATGTTCACGTAAGGCGAGTCGCTGCCTTCGATGACCAGGGCGTCCTTGGACGGGTCCAGCTTGGCTTCCAGGGCGTAGTTGGTGTTGATCAGCGCCAGGTCGACCTGGGTCAGCACGCGCGGCAGGGTGGCGGCTTCCAGTTCGCGGAACTTCAGGTGTTTCGGGTTGGCGGTGATGTCCTTGATGGTCGACAGGATGTTGTTCGGCTCCTTCAAGGTGATCAGGTCGTGCTTGGCCAGCAGCAACAGCGCGCGGCCGCCGTTGGTGGCGTCGTTCGGGATTACCACGTTGGCGCCGTCAGGCAGCTCGGCCAGGGTCTTGTACTTGCTGGAGTACGCGCCCAGGGGTTCCAGGTGCACGGCGCCGACGCTCACCAGGTGAGTGCCCTTGGTTTTGTTGAACTCGTCCAGGTACGGCTGGTGCTGGAAGAAGTTGGCGTCCAGGCGCTTTTCAGCCACCTGTACGTTGGGCTGCACGTAGTCGGTGAAGACCTTGACCTGTAAGTCCACGCCTTCTTTGGCCAGGGCAGGTTTCACGAATTCGAGGATTTGCGCATGCGGCACCGGCGAGGCGGCGACCTTGATGGTCTCGGCGTGGGCGGAAAACGCGGCGACCGCAGCGAAAGCAACCAGTAGTTTTTTCATCCAGCAAGCTCCTTGTTCGGGCATCTGCCGACTGATAGTCGGCAATGGCCGTTATTTTCGAGAGTAATGTGTCACCAGCTTGTCGCCGATGGTCTGCAGAATTTGTACAAGCACAATCAACATCACCACGGTGACGACCATGACGTCGTCCTGGAAGCGTTGGTAACCATAGCGTATCGCCAGGTCCCCGAGCCCGCCGGCGCCCACTACGCCCGCCATGGCGGTATAGCCCACCAGGGCAATAGCGGTCACGGTGATTGCGGCAATGATGCCTGGCTTCGCCTCTGGCAGAAGCGCCTTGGTGATGATCTGGCGAGTGGTGGCGCCCATGGCTTGGGTCGCCTCGATGATGCCGCGATCGACTTCGCGCAAAGCGGTTTCCACCAGTCTTGCGAAGAATGTCGAAGCGCCGACCACCAGCGGTGGAATCGCGCCGGCTACACCCAGCGAGGTGCCGGTAATGAAGATCGTTGTCGGAATCATCACAATCAGCAGGATGATAAATGGCAGCGAGCGTATGGCGTTGACCACGAAGGCCAGCACGCCATAGGTGGCTTTCTGCTCCAGCAACTGGCGGGGGCTGAACAGGAACAGCAGGATGCCCAGCGGCAGGCCTACCACTACGGTGAAGAACAGCGAAGTGCTGAGCATCAGCATGGTGTCGCCCGTGGCGAC
Proteins encoded in this region:
- a CDS encoding SCO family protein, yielding MTRTQKTVFILVAIVALIMGLTVNKVLNGKGQGDPTALIDAGIILLPQSRQLPAVSMTNQDGQPVSVNELKGKWSLLFFGYTFCPDICPTTLAQLRQIKSELPKEAVDKLQVILVSVDPHRDTPTQLKQYLGYFDPQFVGLTGANVEEVQKVSNAVSIPFIPADTSKPNYTVDHSGNLALIGPDGMQRGFIRAPLNNQKLVVQLPVLLQRN
- a CDS encoding MetQ/NlpA family ABC transporter substrate-binding protein, with protein sequence MKKLLVAFAAVAAFSAHAETIKVAASPVPHAQILEFVKPALAKEGVDLQVKVFTDYVQPNVQVAEKRLDANFFQHQPYLDEFNKTKGTHLVSVGAVHLEPLGAYSSKYKTLAELPDGANVVIPNDATNGGRALLLLAKHDLITLKEPNNILSTIKDITANPKHLKFRELEAATLPRVLTQVDLALINTNYALEAKLDPSKDALVIEGSDSPYVNILVTREDNKDSDAVKKLVAALHTPEVKKFIEEKYKGAIKPAF
- a CDS encoding methionine ABC transporter permease → MDVLLHYFDNVDWADIWVATGDTMLMLSTSLFFTVVVGLPLGILLFLFSPRQLLEQKATYGVLAFVVNAIRSLPFIILLIVMIPTTIFITGTSLGVAGAIPPLVVGASTFFARLVETALREVDRGIIEATQAMGATTRQIITKALLPEAKPGIIAAITVTAIALVGYTAMAGVVGAGGLGDLAIRYGYQRFQDDVMVVTVVMLIVLVQILQTIGDKLVTHYSRK